One genomic window of Dama dama isolate Ldn47 chromosome 7, ASM3311817v1, whole genome shotgun sequence includes the following:
- the APOBEC2 gene encoding C->U-editing enzyme APOBEC-2 → MEEQRMDVLKRNKNSSPDLLPCAFVSLTHRERLPAHYFKFQFRNVEYSSGRNKTFLCYVVEAQSKGGEVQASRGYLEDEHAAAHAEEAFFNSIMPTFDPALRYLVTWYVSSSPCAACADRIVKTLNKTKNLRLLILVGRLFMWEEPEVQEALRKLKEAGCRLRIMKPQDFEFIWQNFVEQEEGESKAFEPWEDIQENFLYYEEKLADILK, encoded by the coding sequence AATAAGAACTCATCACCCGATCTCCTTCCCTGTGCTTTTGTCTCCTTGACCCATAGGGAGCGACTACCTGCCCACTACTTTAAGTTTCAGTTCCGGAACGTGGAGTACAGCTCTGGGAGGAACAAGACCTTCCTCTGCTATGTGGTGGAAGCACAGAGCAAGGGAGGCGAAGTGCAGGCCTCTCGAGGGTACCTGGAGGACGAGCACGCTGCTGCCCACGCGGAGGAAGCCTTCTTCAACAGCATCATGCCGACCTTCGACCCCGCCCTGCGCTACTTGGTCACCTGGTACGTGTCCTCCAGCCCCTGCGCGGCCTGCGCGGACCGCATCGTCAAGACCCTCAACAAGACCAAGAACCTGCGCCTGCTCATCCTGGTGGGGCGGCTGTTCATGTGGGAGGAGCCCGAGGTCCAGGAGGCTCTCAGGAAGCTGAAGGAGGCCGGCTGCAGACTTCGAATCATGAAGCCCCAGGACTTCGAGTTCATCTGGCAGAATTTTGTGGAGCAAGAAGAGGGTGAATCCAAGGCCTTTGAGCCCTGGGAGGACATTCAGGAGAACTTCCTGTACTACGAGGAGAAGTTGGCAGACATCCTGAAGTAG